CTCCCATGAAAGCAGAGGCTGAAAAATGCCTAAAAGACTACCTCCACCTGGCACCAGCAAGACGCTCATCTTTAATTTGTTAATTACACGTTTGTTGCATATTGTTGATTTTctgttaaataaacatgttaaatgaaaattcctttcacttaattttgttttgtggtaataataataatattaattaattacataaaataatatagcATAATTTTCCAGTGTATATTTCTGTTTGAGTCTTTAGGCTTCTTAGTGGCTAATACGATCTCGCTGCTTGTGTATTTCATAGCTTTAACTTAGGGAGGAAGAAGAATATAAAATCTagctttaaatgtaattcaatCTGGTTTGATTTTAAATGCCACATTCAGGTACGTTCAGATGCTGCATTTTAGCTATACTGTACATATAAGTCTGGAATGCAGCGTATGAACGTCATTTTGGCATCCAAGCCTGCCGTTTAAAAGACGTACTACAGATGAAAAAACGCCGTATTAAATAGTCTAGGAGAGATCTCATAAGCGTCTCCGAGACGCAGGCGCGATCATGACGCAGCCAGGTAGGTCTGTAATGCAGCTGCTGGAGGTCTTTCACGATCCACCACAGACTATCAGAGACGTGTTGGCGATGAGCACGCGCTCTTAAATACGTATTCCAGACGAACTGTGTTACATCCAGCAGAGTCTCTGAGATGTACATGTGCTATCAGTTTATCCTTCTATACAACCCCCTTCACCAAGCGTTCGGCTGAAGAATTAAAAGCATAAAGGAGTTTGTAGTGGACAGACCCAATTTTAGGGTTCGTACGACTGCTTGAAATACTTGGAAAtactttcattttaatgttgctttttcagatttaaaaaaaagtgtTGGATATTGGCTAAAGCATTTGAAGATGCTTGAAATGAACTGTGTTTCGTTTCGCAACAAATAGCTATTTGACTGAATGGTTCGCTTATATAACGTTACAAATATATAAGTTACAAATACATAAGAAATGTAtcaacctcttgtaattccagcggTAAACTCGAGAGTGCattaagacgttaagattgtgtgctttgaaaataaactaccattaaataaaatattgctaGTTTGTTAGGTAAGGTAGAGCTACTGGATTAAATCCTACCCAAACGAGCATATATCTTAACTACATATTAATACGCCAACGTGatcgtttgggggggggggggtggttaggtAATAGCTAGCGAGCGAattagagaaaaagcaaaactgtagctggctacccaaacacgcacatttaaaacagtgctgttgttttgtgtattgttttgaaattaatcgaccttatatttgatcttatatgctaataaagcaGCGCTGCGTAGCGCGTTGTGGTGCCTGTTACCACGTCACAATCGTAGAATTCGAATTGAGCTTCCATGGAAACCGCTAGTTTACATTACGCGTTGTCATAGTGATGTGCAAACAGAACAACATTTACGGTCGACTACGAATGAATTCCGTGTCGTTTTCTTCtgctttttattcaaaaagtttGTTCTGAGGTTAGTTAACCCAGATAACTAAATAAGATATTCAGATTGGTTAAATCTCTACCACCTGGTCCATGGCGTACTTTGACTCCATGGCTACAAGCAGCAGTTTCCTCAGCATGGACGACTACCGTCTAGTGCAGCACGAGGTCCTCTGCTCTGCCTCCAACAGATACGAGGTGCTGGAGTTCCTTGGCCGCGGGACTTTTGGCCAGGTGGCCAAGTGCTGGAAGCGCGGCACCAGTCAATCTGTCGCCATCAAGATCCTGAAAAATCACCCTGCCTATGCCCGCCAGGGCCTGATCGAGGTGGGGAAATTATGGTAGATTTAAAAGAGGTTTTGAGAATcaatgtgtcagggctggctcggctgccactccctctaccaccaggagttgcgggacgtaatcagcaatgatccgtttcagctgtctgaagttttgtttattgttttaccaTGCTCTCACGGCTTATATTGTTTCTCTTTTCACACGTCAAGTACCTCCCTGTACTCCCGCGTTACACAATTGTAGCCCTGATTGtgatgttgctttgttcctGCTCTAATAAGATGTAATAGGCTGATATTGGCTAACACTGCAATTTGTAATCAGGGgcagtggcggctggtcaatatggggcgctggggcgccgcccccttaatattgttccgatattaaaatgagttcattataaactgcgatagtgaggaaattatttagtgacactgtgtgtctaattgccatgtttgaatttattaaaagtgtaaacacataattgtatttaattgcttacattgtgcacacttcctgtgtgcggggcaccggtctaatgagagtgcatggagaggcataaacttttgccaagcactgatctgaggctgcagtttaattggtcggtttcagacacacccactcttgttggacacacccactcttgttggtagtgtcagtcagctgcggttcgttaaagctggtttatactttcgcgagtgatcgtagggcgagactccgcccacctcgcgcgaacctccaacGTAAATCGGTTCATGTTGAATATCAgcaggctggagcagcagctcatacaaaatgagagaaaattcagttttatctttacaaaataatcttctcacaaagcattcacttgaagaacgttagggcaaaattcatgttcaaataaataaagggcaataagactgctttatttgtttttaatttgtttacacCCCCCTCAATTATTTGTGCACCAGCCGACACTGATCAGGGGTCATTTCCCTCTGGAAAAGAGCATCTGCCAAATATAGCAAAAGTAAATGTCTGAAGGGAGCCATGCAGTAACTGGGCTGATGCTATTGAAGTTACGTAGCATATTAGCCCTTGAATGCTGTGCCCACATAACTTAACGCCTGTCCCATCTTCCCCCATCTGCTCAGATGAGCATCCTGAGCCGTCTCAACAAGGAGAACGTAGACGAGTTCAACATTGTTCGCTCGTACGAGTGCTTCCAGCACAGGAACCACTTATGCCTGgtgtttgagatgctggggcagAGCCTGCAGGACTTCGTCAAGCACAGCCCGCTGCCGCTGAAGTGCATCCGGCCCATAGTGCAGCAGTTGGCCATGGCGCTCCTGAAGATGAAGAGTCTGGGCCTGATCCACACCGACCTCAAGCCTGACAACATCATGCTGGTGGACCCCGTCAGGCAGCCGTACCGGGTCAAGGTCATCGACTTCGGCTCCGCCACCCACGTCTCCAAGGCCGTGTGCTCCTCCTACCTGCAGACCAGATACTACCGGTGAGTGGCGCGGCCTAAGGCATATTGGAAACAGATGCATGGTTGTGGGAATCGCTTCCGCTCGAGTGTGCTTGAGAGGTGAACTGCCCGTTGTGGATGGCTATGGTGACACGGCTGCACATTAAGATTGTGATAAGCATTACGATGAACTGCAACGCGTTTGATTGCCATTTGATTTATAAATGATGTATTTTTAACTGGATCATGTAAGTGTTGTCATTTATCCAAACACCAAAGAATATCTTAATATCTTCAGTGCCTGAGAAGTTAAGATGCTCTCAGcacacataaaaatatttttttggttGGTTTTATGCTTCAGGCTTTGGTAATATCAGTACAGGGTACCCGCACTGCTCCATTGTAGTTACACCATGGCAGTGTTGTTCTGTATTTACGTAGTGGAGAACAGCACATCAGTAtgtagtgtcagtgtgtcagtgtagtgtcagtgtcaggTTACACTACAGTAGTAGATGGGTAATGCACAGGCCAGTATTGTGCTACCAATTTACCAAAAGAATATTTCaggtagtaaaaaaaatacttcttaaagcttttacattttcacacattaattcatcactctgtgttaaagtgagtaccTTTGAATCACCACAAACCACAGTATCATGCTAAACGTGATGATGgacgtttttgtctttttggtccAGATCGCCCGAGATCATCCTGGGTCTCCCGTTCTGCGAGGCCATCGATATGTGGTCCCTGGGCTGTGTCATCGCCGAGCTCTTCCTGGGCTGTCCCCTGTATCCTGGAGCATCTGAATACGATCAGGTCAGCCCACGGGCCTCGGACCCGAACCTCGCCTTTCTCACGCTTCTGTCTTTATTCACGAAGCATCGAAGAACAGTGCTGATTTAGAGTCTGCTTTCCCACCTCCTTTCCAGAACTTCCTCGCTGTGTAATAAAGATGTAAATCTTGTTTGGGAGAAGAGTGGAGTTGCTAACAGTGATGGCCACCTTTATTCTAACTATGCAGCTTGCTAGCTGTTCTGTAATGACTGGCAAAGAACAGACTATGAATGATTTTTGGGGAACCAACAAAACAATTAACTcaaatgtgttgagagtgtgatcTGTGGGCCATTTAGGCCTGAGATGTGTTTGCTGGCTATAATTGGTAATCTAATAAGAGCTCTTTACAGTAGTGCTAGGAATACTGTCTTGCAGTGGGAAAAAATCTCAGGTTTGCATGACAGTGGAATTCTAAGATGGGTCCAGGTGAAGCTCCCAGTACAACAGGGTTGACTGGTGCAAGGTGTTTTAGGAAAGCGAAGCCCTTACTGTGTTAGAGGTGCAGACCCATGGTGGCTTTGTGGCTGTAGGGACATGTAGGGTTTGGATAGAGTAGTTGTCTTTGCTAGCTCGTCTTCAGGATCAATAtatgaacataaaataaagTCATCCCATCATACCATAAAATCATCCCTCCTGTACGCTGTCGCCGCAGATCCGgtacatctcccagacgcagggcctTCCAGCAGAGAACCTCCTGAGTGCGGGAACCAAGACCAGATGCTTCTTCCACAGGGGCTCTGGCTCCAGCTACCATCTGTGGAGACTCAaggtcccccatccttcttgtGCCATGTGTTCGGTTCATAAGAGATCTGTAATGGCACCTGACAGTACACCTGAACGTTTTTTCTCCTTCTATGTTCCCCAGACGCCTTTAGAGCATGAGGTGGAGCTTGGCGTCAAGTCCCAAGAGACCAGGAGATACATTTTCGACCGTCTCGATGACATGAAGCAGGTTATTTGTGCTCTTGTACACCTTATTGCACGCTTAGCATCACTGCTGTGACATGCAAATGAAGAACAAAGCGCAccagctgctggtggagcaTGTAGAGCAAGGTCTTGGTTTTGAGTTCAAGGGTTCGAGGGTTCATGCTGTCATAATAAGAAGTGTATGTAAGTCACAACAGCGCCTGTGAAATGCAGAGGAACACACGGCAATGTTGCTGCTGAAACAGCGTCTTAGGCACATCGCCGCCCTCTGCTGGCACATAATATGACCTACCCGTTCGTCTCCCATGCAGGTcaacatgcccattctggaagGCACAGACGTTCAGGTGGAGAAGGCTGACCGGTGGGAGTTCATCAACCTGCTTAAAAAGATGCTGACGCTGGACGCAGGGAAACGGATCACGCCATTGGAGACTCTCAAACACCCATTCGTCACCatggctcacctctctcactaccctcacagtgcacagtgagtgtgtacagggCCGTCCCTCCGTCTCACACAGTCCAGCCTGTGTTCCAGCTCCGACGCGGGCAGGATGGTTTGCGTGTCGATCATTATGCAGGGCTGGGCGCTCCATAATTTGCTTCTTTCGTGTAAAATGTATTCAGACAAGGAGCTAAGAATTCCAACTGGAAGCACACTAAAGTTGCATGCAAATGGAAGAAAACCCCAAAGAGCTCTTTTTAAGGAACGCCATCTTATTGTAACTTGCTGTAGCACAGTGCTGTAACtcacctctttctgtctcactgactctgtgtgtcactctcgttgtctgtctcactctctgtctctctcactttgcaGTGTAAAGTCTTGCTTCCAGAACATGGAGATCTGTAAGCGGAGGTGCACGGGCTTCGACGGCAGCAGAGGCCTGTTCGGCAGTGGGGGcgtggctgggggcggggctgggggcgggtgCCAGCACCAACTCCAACCTCCCAGTCACCTTCAGCAGCCAGCCCGACCAACACAGCCAGGTGGGCCTGCCAGCACAAGCTTGTCGTGTGTTGCACCAGTATCCCCAAACCTACAGCTCACATTAAACACTGCAGGTGTTCAGATAAGAAATTACTCACCGGAAATGTGCTTTTCAGCTATGTTTGAAGGGTCTTGCCATTAAGTACATGTGACCTgtttgttggttgtgtgtgtgtcctctgccacGCACCCATCTCAGCCCATCGTCATCTCGGACACACTCCACCCCGCTGTCAGAATAATCACCATCTCCAGCGACACCGAGGGCAAGGACAATGCCAAGATCCTGCCCACCAGGTGCCCTCCCCACGAACTCCTTTGCTCCGCCTCCTgtgcctctgagctctgtgtttgctctgtgttgaaACGGTCACCCTTCTGTTTGCTCACTTTGTGGATTTAAACACTCCTCCCTAGCTGCGGCGTGAAGAAGCGGGTGGACGTCAACAGCTGTGTGACCGTGCGGGACTCGGACACCTGCAGCCCGCTCAGCCCCAGGCGCCTGCCCACCTTTGTGGAAAACGCCGCCACCCTGCCCAAGTCGCTGGCCATGGTCATCCCACCGGGTGAGTCCCACgcgctctgcctctccctcccctccggcTCTGTCGACAGGTCGCAGTCGTTGATCACTGTCTCGCATCTCCTTATAGAATAGAGCGCCGCGGCCTCCGGGATGGTCCAAAAAGACCTCGGTTGTGCCTTCTGCCAGAGCAGCCCTGCCCGGCGCCGAGAGACACAGAGCCGCGTCCTCCAAGTTTCAGCCTCTCTGAGCCAGGTAGAGCGTCTGTAGAGCAGTTTGCCTTCTCACGCTGCAGCTGCCGTCACACTTCACACTGCCCCATAGAAAATCTTATCTTCGCCCTGTTGTCTTATCCACATGCTGCAACCAGGTGTAGTCCAGAGAGTAGTTCAGCTGGGAGTATTGATATCTCACTGCCATTTTGTGTCTTGGCTCCTCCTACAGGTCCAGGATCTGTTGTGATCTCATGACAGTTCAGGAGGCAGATCCCCCTGGCACCAGTCCACCAGTCAGGAGGATCAACTCACTCCCTGCTCTTTCTTCAATTTGCACTcctgttacatttgcacattatatttctaattcattgcatacgttcactttaatcgtaattacaccagattcctcatacattcactttgcacatacagtatgtttacttactgctgcatacgccacttacttgaatgtaaatttcagagacctctatttattttattatatatataaacaactcagctatatttttatctttactaTTGTACTTACCGTTACTATTGTACTATtcctttttttactgttttagttaatgttaattttaagtaaatgtttaccgctgcactatggagtctgagagtaacgtaatttcaatcctgtgtatgtcctgcacgtatcacagatttgacaataaagttgactttgactttgaactacccctcagcaggctcttcttacctgaaaaaaatgactttattacagaatttcaatactgcagtgtctgggcttttttgtttgtttgttagtccatttttgtttgttttagcctattttagtatcttgtttttaaattatgtttatttcagatgcatcatctgttttatatatttatttttatttaacatttattcaACCAGGAGGAATCTCACTGAGTTACAATAACTCTTCTCCCAGGGAGTCCTGGCCAATATTTGCAGaacaaaacaattatacacAATGACATACAATACTTCTATACACAACACAATTTCAGAGAGGGTAAGAAGCCTAGGTTTAAGACAGCTTGACGCTCATTCCAAACATAAGGCGCATACAATGAAAAAGCCATTTTCCccaactcaatcaatcaatcaaattttatttatatagcactttttacaacagttgttgtcacaaagcagctttacaagtgccgagtcctagcccccagtgagcaagccaagggcaacagtggcaaggaaaaactccatagttttttgcatgaggaagaaaccttgagaggaaccaagactcagg
This is a stretch of genomic DNA from Brachyhypopomus gauderio isolate BG-103 unplaced genomic scaffold, BGAUD_0.2 sc34, whole genome shotgun sequence. It encodes these proteins:
- the LOC143485499 gene encoding homeodomain-interacting protein kinase 1-like produces the protein MAYFDSMATSSSFLSMDDYRLVQHEVLCSASNRYEVLEFLGRGTFGQVAKCWKRGTSQSVAIKILKNHPAYARQGLIEMSILSRLNKENVDEFNIVRSYECFQHRNHLCLVFEMLGQSLQDFVKHSPLPLKCIRPIVQQLAMALLKMKSLGLIHTDLKPDNIMLVDPVRQPYRVKVIDFGSATHVSKAVCSSYLQTRYYRSPEIILGLPFCEAIDMWSLGCVIAELFLGCPLYPGASEYDQIRYISQTQGLPAENLLSAGTKTRCFFHRGSGSSYHLWRLKTPLEHEVELGVKSQETRRYIFDRLDDMKQVNMPILEGTDVQVEKADRWEFINLLKKMLTLDAGKRITPLETLKHPFVTMAHLSHYPHSAHVKSCFQNMEICKRRCTGFDGSRGLFGSGGVAGGGAGGGCQHQLQPPSHLQQPARPTQPGGPASTSLSCVAPPIVISDTLHPAVRIITISSDTEGKDNAKILPTSCGVKKRVDVNSCVTVRDSDTCSPLSPRRLPTFVENAATLPKSLAMVIPPERRGLRDGPKRPRLCLLPEQPCPAPRDTEPRPPSFSLSEPGPGSVVIS